One part of the Pristiophorus japonicus isolate sPriJap1 chromosome 21, sPriJap1.hap1, whole genome shotgun sequence genome encodes these proteins:
- the znf281b gene encoding zinc finger protein 281b isoform X2, producing MSIVHNKLGNEFLRNGGMEPNFSSGMIMFSHLPPITNFSSLAAHSVTPAVPQDLILKKDPDAPAEKYPSEYMQPISDVKEKKFSAHDGFVFFKNKLLEEEEMGRGPSILTHNLNHTGVSQVRYEKDYLTVPKQGNVKRAKKQNSQTQDAKPKRKRSETSKSSTGGDGTSLLHGPKVHICEHCCASFRSSYHLRRHVLIHTGERPFQCSQCNMCFIQKYLLQRHEKIHSGEKPFCCDQCNMRFIQKYHMERHKRTHSGEKPYQCHTCQQYFSRTDRLLKHRRTCGEVLGKSENGMEPGPSNQMGNGCFTSTQGTTAPRKKAKSKATSQETKDKAVRKKNKSNIPISELPSSLTSCKDKLSVYNMHEYAVEMPMVSSSMKLGSTNEEELQTRAPKLVIKKVNRKSPQRTGLNNATHLVIPASELVRQKLMANKQGTLELNNSTSMDNIVLLQNTSNKTEPANNCNYDDAMQFFKKKRYLQAASSNNDYAVSIGQMASQQSVIQAAVASVMDNEASLTLLDSSPMNVDVKVCHDKSGIPDEVLQSLLDQYSHKHEGQHDVPFDITDQHIPIHSSGENPEIHEEAVCPEPHASRGDKTGMLQEYSKYLQQALERTSQGDGFSLNPGMQFCPTSLPSSLPSHNLFPDKQAYTTPALECGFSPSITSVLPTTSPKSHFGLLVGSSQPGIHFPSTEAAHQRLTPSQELVGQLEQQKNLEAGLNHQVYQIENFAQAFGSQFKSGGRVPMTFNSGASEEAGHRIRTTVSEFSGYTNLLSDANEPISTGAKTPTSQSYR from the exons ATGAGCATTGTTCACAACAAGTTAGGTAACGAATTCCTCAGGAACGGTGGGATGGAACCAAACTTCTCTTCCGGTATGATCATGTTCAGTCACCTCCCACCAATCACAAATTTTTCCAGCCTCGCTGCCCATTCTGTCACACCAGCTGTACCTCAGGATTTGATCCTCAAAAAGGATCCCGACGCTCCAGCAGAAAAATATCCGTCCGAATATATGCAGCCCATTTCTGATGTTAAAGAGAAGAAGTTCTCCGCGCATGATGGATTTGTATTTTTTAAGAATAAACTTCTTGAGGAAGAGGAGATGGGCAGGGGACCGAGCATCTTGACCCACAACCTGAATCATACCGGTGTG tcacaagtCAGATATGAAAAAGATTACCTCACTGTTCCAAAACAAGGGAATGTTAAGAGGGCAAAGAAACAGAACTCCCAAACTCAGGATGCAAAACCCAAGCGCAAACGAAGTGAAACGTCCAAG TCTTCAACGGGTGGAGATGGTACCAGTCTTTTACATGGTCCAAAGGTTCATATATGTGAGCATTGCTGTGCCTCCTTCCGTAGTTCTTACCACCTTCGTCGCCATGTGCTCATTCACACTG GTGAACGGCCTTTCCAGTGTAGCCAGTGCAACATGTGCTTCATTCAGAAGTATTTGCTTCAAAGGCATGAGAAGATCCACAGTG GAGAGAAGCCATTCTGTTGTGATCAGTGTAATATGAGGTTCATCCAGAAATATCACATGGAGAGACACAAACGGACACACAGTGGGGAAAAGCCTTACCAGTGCCACACTTGTCAACAG TATTTTTCCAGAACAGACAGGTTATTAAAGCACAGACGAACATGTGGTGAAGTCCTTGGTAAAAGTGAGAATGGAATGGAACCTGGTCCATCCAATCAAATGGGAAATGGTTGTTTCACATCAACTCAGGGAACTACAGCTCCACGCAAAAAAGCAAAATCAAAAGCTACATCTCAGGAGACTAAGGACAAGGCAGTCCGCAAAAAGAATAAATCCAACATCCCTATCTCTGAACTACCAAGTAGCTTAACCAGCTGTAAGGATAAATTGTCTGTATATAACATGCATGAATATGCTGTGGAGATGCCGATGGTATCCTCTAGTATGAAGTTGGGAAGTACAAATGAAGAGGAATTGCAAACAAGAGCCCCTAAATTGGTAATCAAAAAAGTGAATCGGAAGAGCCCTCAAAGGACAGGTCTGAACAATGCAACACATCTTGTTATACCTGCCTCAGAGCTGGTGAGGCAAAAGCTGATGGCTAATAAGCAAGGAACACTGGAATTGAACAATAGCACCAGCATGGATAATATTGTCTTGCTGCAGAACACGAGCAATAAAACAGAACCGGCCAATAACTGCAACTATGATGACGCTATGCAGTTTTTTAAGAAAAAAAGATACTTACAAGCTGCCTCCAGTAACAATGACTATGCAGTAAGTATAGGACAGATGGCATCTCAACAGTCCGTAATTCAGGCAGCAGTTGCCAGTGTGATGGATAACGAAGCCTCACTTACACTGCTGGACTCTTCTCCAATGAACGTGGATGTGAAAGTCTGTCACGACAAGTCTGGAATTCCAGATGAGGTCCTTCAAAGCCTTCTGGACCAGTATTCCCACAAACATGAGGGCCAGCATGATGTTCCTTTTGATATTACTGACCAACATATCCCAATCCATTCTTCAGGAGAGAATCCAGAGATACATGAGGAAGCTGTTTGCCCAGAACCACACGCATCTCGTGGTGACAAAACAGGAATGCTCCAAGAATATTCTAAGTACCTCCAGCAAGCTTTAGAGAGAACAAGTCAAGGTGACGGTTTTTCACTGAACCCAGGGATGCAGTTTTGTCCCACTAGTCTTCCATCAAGTCTCCCCAGCCATAATTTATTCCCTGATAAACAGGCTTACACCACACCTGCACTCGAGTGTGGCTTCAGTCCATCTATTACCTCAGTGTTGCCAACCACCTCACCAAAGTCGCATTTTGGTTTGTTGGTTGGAAGTTCCCAACCTGGCATTCACTTTCCCAGTACAGAAGCTGCTCATCAAAGGCTGACGCCATCTCAGGAGCTAGTTGGGCAGCTGGAACAGCAAAAGAACTTGGAGGCTGGCCTGAACCATCAGGTCTATCAGATTGAGAATTTTGCCCAGGCCTTTGGATCTCAGTTCAAGTCAGGTGGGAGAGTGCCAATGACCTTCAACAGCGGCGCCAGCGAAGAGGCAGGCCACAGAATTAGGACTACAGTTTCTGAATTCTCAGGGTACACTAATTTGTTGTCTGATGCTAATGAGCCAATTAGTACGGGAGCCAAGACTCCAACCAGCCAAAGTTACAGGTAA
- the znf281b gene encoding zinc finger protein 281b isoform X1 produces MSIVHNKLGNEFLRNGGMEPNFSSGMIMFSHLPPITNFSSLAAHSVTPAVPQDLILKKDPDAPAEKYPSEYMQPISDVKEKKFSAHDGFVFFKNKLLEEEEMGRGPSILTHNLNHTGVRTFGAERERERSDFHYNSLDWNGTKVLESQVRYEKDYLTVPKQGNVKRAKKQNSQTQDAKPKRKRSETSKSSTGGDGTSLLHGPKVHICEHCCASFRSSYHLRRHVLIHTGERPFQCSQCNMCFIQKYLLQRHEKIHSGEKPFCCDQCNMRFIQKYHMERHKRTHSGEKPYQCHTCQQYFSRTDRLLKHRRTCGEVLGKSENGMEPGPSNQMGNGCFTSTQGTTAPRKKAKSKATSQETKDKAVRKKNKSNIPISELPSSLTSCKDKLSVYNMHEYAVEMPMVSSSMKLGSTNEEELQTRAPKLVIKKVNRKSPQRTGLNNATHLVIPASELVRQKLMANKQGTLELNNSTSMDNIVLLQNTSNKTEPANNCNYDDAMQFFKKKRYLQAASSNNDYAVSIGQMASQQSVIQAAVASVMDNEASLTLLDSSPMNVDVKVCHDKSGIPDEVLQSLLDQYSHKHEGQHDVPFDITDQHIPIHSSGENPEIHEEAVCPEPHASRGDKTGMLQEYSKYLQQALERTSQGDGFSLNPGMQFCPTSLPSSLPSHNLFPDKQAYTTPALECGFSPSITSVLPTTSPKSHFGLLVGSSQPGIHFPSTEAAHQRLTPSQELVGQLEQQKNLEAGLNHQVYQIENFAQAFGSQFKSGGRVPMTFNSGASEEAGHRIRTTVSEFSGYTNLLSDANEPISTGAKTPTSQSYR; encoded by the exons ATGAGCATTGTTCACAACAAGTTAGGTAACGAATTCCTCAGGAACGGTGGGATGGAACCAAACTTCTCTTCCGGTATGATCATGTTCAGTCACCTCCCACCAATCACAAATTTTTCCAGCCTCGCTGCCCATTCTGTCACACCAGCTGTACCTCAGGATTTGATCCTCAAAAAGGATCCCGACGCTCCAGCAGAAAAATATCCGTCCGAATATATGCAGCCCATTTCTGATGTTAAAGAGAAGAAGTTCTCCGCGCATGATGGATTTGTATTTTTTAAGAATAAACTTCTTGAGGAAGAGGAGATGGGCAGGGGACCGAGCATCTTGACCCACAACCTGAATCATACCGGTGTG AGGACCtttggagcagagagggagagagagaggagtgacttTCATTATAACAGTCTTGACTGGAATGGAACCAAGGTGCTAGAG tcacaagtCAGATATGAAAAAGATTACCTCACTGTTCCAAAACAAGGGAATGTTAAGAGGGCAAAGAAACAGAACTCCCAAACTCAGGATGCAAAACCCAAGCGCAAACGAAGTGAAACGTCCAAG TCTTCAACGGGTGGAGATGGTACCAGTCTTTTACATGGTCCAAAGGTTCATATATGTGAGCATTGCTGTGCCTCCTTCCGTAGTTCTTACCACCTTCGTCGCCATGTGCTCATTCACACTG GTGAACGGCCTTTCCAGTGTAGCCAGTGCAACATGTGCTTCATTCAGAAGTATTTGCTTCAAAGGCATGAGAAGATCCACAGTG GAGAGAAGCCATTCTGTTGTGATCAGTGTAATATGAGGTTCATCCAGAAATATCACATGGAGAGACACAAACGGACACACAGTGGGGAAAAGCCTTACCAGTGCCACACTTGTCAACAG TATTTTTCCAGAACAGACAGGTTATTAAAGCACAGACGAACATGTGGTGAAGTCCTTGGTAAAAGTGAGAATGGAATGGAACCTGGTCCATCCAATCAAATGGGAAATGGTTGTTTCACATCAACTCAGGGAACTACAGCTCCACGCAAAAAAGCAAAATCAAAAGCTACATCTCAGGAGACTAAGGACAAGGCAGTCCGCAAAAAGAATAAATCCAACATCCCTATCTCTGAACTACCAAGTAGCTTAACCAGCTGTAAGGATAAATTGTCTGTATATAACATGCATGAATATGCTGTGGAGATGCCGATGGTATCCTCTAGTATGAAGTTGGGAAGTACAAATGAAGAGGAATTGCAAACAAGAGCCCCTAAATTGGTAATCAAAAAAGTGAATCGGAAGAGCCCTCAAAGGACAGGTCTGAACAATGCAACACATCTTGTTATACCTGCCTCAGAGCTGGTGAGGCAAAAGCTGATGGCTAATAAGCAAGGAACACTGGAATTGAACAATAGCACCAGCATGGATAATATTGTCTTGCTGCAGAACACGAGCAATAAAACAGAACCGGCCAATAACTGCAACTATGATGACGCTATGCAGTTTTTTAAGAAAAAAAGATACTTACAAGCTGCCTCCAGTAACAATGACTATGCAGTAAGTATAGGACAGATGGCATCTCAACAGTCCGTAATTCAGGCAGCAGTTGCCAGTGTGATGGATAACGAAGCCTCACTTACACTGCTGGACTCTTCTCCAATGAACGTGGATGTGAAAGTCTGTCACGACAAGTCTGGAATTCCAGATGAGGTCCTTCAAAGCCTTCTGGACCAGTATTCCCACAAACATGAGGGCCAGCATGATGTTCCTTTTGATATTACTGACCAACATATCCCAATCCATTCTTCAGGAGAGAATCCAGAGATACATGAGGAAGCTGTTTGCCCAGAACCACACGCATCTCGTGGTGACAAAACAGGAATGCTCCAAGAATATTCTAAGTACCTCCAGCAAGCTTTAGAGAGAACAAGTCAAGGTGACGGTTTTTCACTGAACCCAGGGATGCAGTTTTGTCCCACTAGTCTTCCATCAAGTCTCCCCAGCCATAATTTATTCCCTGATAAACAGGCTTACACCACACCTGCACTCGAGTGTGGCTTCAGTCCATCTATTACCTCAGTGTTGCCAACCACCTCACCAAAGTCGCATTTTGGTTTGTTGGTTGGAAGTTCCCAACCTGGCATTCACTTTCCCAGTACAGAAGCTGCTCATCAAAGGCTGACGCCATCTCAGGAGCTAGTTGGGCAGCTGGAACAGCAAAAGAACTTGGAGGCTGGCCTGAACCATCAGGTCTATCAGATTGAGAATTTTGCCCAGGCCTTTGGATCTCAGTTCAAGTCAGGTGGGAGAGTGCCAATGACCTTCAACAGCGGCGCCAGCGAAGAGGCAGGCCACAGAATTAGGACTACAGTTTCTGAATTCTCAGGGTACACTAATTTGTTGTCTGATGCTAATGAGCCAATTAGTACGGGAGCCAAGACTCCAACCAGCCAAAGTTACAGGTAA